A single genomic interval of Buteo buteo chromosome 20, bButBut1.hap1.1, whole genome shotgun sequence harbors:
- the LOC142042271 gene encoding ovalbumin-related protein X-like gives MGSISAANAEFSFDVFKDLKVHHANDNIFYSPLSIIAALAMVYLGARGNTEYQMEKVLHFDKIAGLGGTIQTKCGKSMNIHILFKELLSDITAPKANYSLYIANRLYAEKTRPILPIYLKCVKKLYRAGLEMVNFKTASDQARQLINSWVENQTNGQIQDFLEPGSVDLDTVLVLVNAIYFKGIWKTAFKEKDTQEFPFRMTKQESRPVQMMCQNSTFKVATVAAEKMKILELPYASGELSMLVLLPDDVSGLEQLESKISFEKLTEWTSPNVMEKKRVKVYLPRMKIEQKYNLTSVLMALGMTDLFSPLANLSGISSAESLKISEAIHEAYMEVNEEGTEMAGSAGVVGDIKQSSEFEEFRADHPFLFLIKHNPTNSILFFGRYCSP, from the exons ATGGGCTCCATCAGTGCAGCaaatgcagaattttcttttgatgtaTTCAAAGACCTGAAAGTCCACCATGCCAATGACAACATCTTCTATTCACCCCTGAGCATCATTGCAGCCTTGGCCATGGTTTATCTGGGAGCAAGAGGTAACACCGAGTATCAGATGGAGAAG GTTCTTCACTTTGACAAAATTGCAGGACTTGGAGGAACTATTCAGACCAAG TGTGGCAAGTCTATGAATATCCACATACTGTTTAAAGAACTGCTTTCTGATATCACTGCACCAAAAGCCAATTATTCACTCTATATTGCCAACAGACTCTATGCTGAAAAGACACGTCCAATCCTACCG ATCTACTTAAAATGTGTGAAGAAACTGTACAGAGCAGGTCTGGAAATGGTCAACTTCAAAACAGCATCAGATCAAGCCAGACAGCTCATTAATTCCTGGGTGGAAAATCAGACAAATG GACAGATCCAAGATTTCCTTGAACCAGGCTCTGTTGATCTCGATACTGTGCTGGTCCTTGTGAATGCCATTTACTTCAAAGGGATATGGAAGactgcatttaaagaaaaggacaCTCAGGAATTTCCCTTCAGAATGACAAAG CAAGAAAGCAGACCTGTGCAAATGATGTGTCAGAACAGTACTTTCAAAGTGGCAACGgtggcagcagagaaaatgaagatcCTGGAGCTTCCGTACGCCAGCGGAGAGCTGAGCATGTTGGTGCTGTTGCCTGATGACGTCTCTGGCCTGGAGCAG CTTGAGAGCAAAATCAGCTTTGAAAAACTTACGGAGTGGACCAGTCCCAATGTGATGGAAAAGAAGAGAGTGAAAGTGTACCTCCCGCGCATGAAGATTGAGCAAAAATATAACCTTACATCTGTCTTAATGGCCTTGGGTATGACTGACCTGTTCAGCCCTTTGGCCAATCTGTCTGGCATCTCTTCAGCAGAGAGCCTGAAGATATCTGAGGCCATCCATGAGGCATACATGGAAGTCAATGAAGAGGGCACCGAGATGGCTGGCTCAGCGGGTGTGGTGGGAGACATCAAACAATCCTCTGAGTTTGAAGAGTTTAGGGCTGACCACCCATTCCTTTTCTTGATCAAACACAATCCAACCAACAGCATCCTCTTCTTTGGTAGATATTGTTCCccctaa